In Propionimicrobium sp. PCR01-08-3, one DNA window encodes the following:
- the rsmI gene encoding 16S rRNA (cytidine(1402)-2'-O)-methyltransferase: protein MSRAEFQPGQGRLVLAGTPIGDAQDASPALVRALGEADVIAAEDTRLLHTLLLRLGITTEASVISFFEGNEASRVPGLIADMADGKVVLVATDAGMPSVSDPGYRLVTAAIEAGIPVTAVPGPSAVLTALAISGLPVDRFCFEGFLPRKPGERRRRLATLAAEQRTMVFFEAPHRLADFLADASAAFGADRPGAICRELTKPYEEVIRGPLSELVTWARESARGEITLVIQGAPEIATSWDDALGQVDILMAGGTKLSAAVAEVAQVTGLRRRELYSRALAARTIESEMGTK from the coding sequence ATGAGCAGAGCCGAGTTCCAGCCAGGTCAAGGGCGGCTAGTGCTGGCCGGCACTCCGATCGGGGACGCGCAGGACGCGTCTCCTGCGCTGGTTCGGGCCTTGGGTGAAGCCGACGTGATCGCCGCGGAGGACACCCGGTTGCTGCATACGTTGCTCCTGCGACTCGGCATCACTACCGAAGCTTCGGTGATCAGTTTTTTCGAGGGCAACGAGGCGTCCCGGGTGCCCGGCTTGATTGCCGATATGGCGGACGGCAAGGTCGTGCTGGTGGCGACCGATGCCGGAATGCCGTCGGTGAGCGACCCGGGATACCGGTTGGTGACTGCGGCGATCGAGGCAGGTATCCCTGTGACCGCGGTTCCGGGGCCCTCTGCGGTGCTGACCGCGCTCGCCATCAGCGGGCTGCCGGTCGACAGGTTCTGCTTCGAAGGCTTTCTGCCCCGCAAACCCGGCGAGCGCCGCCGCCGACTCGCTACTCTCGCAGCCGAGCAGCGCACCATGGTCTTCTTCGAAGCTCCGCACAGGTTGGCGGATTTTCTCGCCGACGCAAGCGCGGCCTTCGGGGCCGATCGTCCGGGCGCCATCTGCCGTGAGTTGACGAAGCCTTACGAGGAAGTGATCCGCGGGCCGCTTTCGGAGTTGGTGACCTGGGCCCGGGAATCGGCGCGGGGTGAGATCACCCTCGTCATCCAAGGCGCTCCCGAGATTGCAACCAGTTGGGACGATGCTCTCGGCCAGGTCGACATCTTGATGGCCGGCGGCACCAAGCTTTCTGCCGCGGTTGCGGAGGTTGCTCAGGTGACGGGGCTCAGGCGCCGGGAACTGTATTCGAGGGCGCTCGCAGCCAGGACGATCGAGTCTGAGATGGGGACGAAGTGA